The window AATCGAGAATAAATTTTTGTCCAATGGAATCTATAATTCCATTTATCTTTGGAAATGGGCAAAAAGCTTGCTTCTTTGAAAgtgtttgttattttaaaatataattttatactcttccaaaataatttatattgaagatggataaaaaaagcttttgataaaaataagggGAAATACTAACAACtggttttataaaaaaatttaagtgttaaaaatattagagatattttctaaaatcactgtcaaacacattttaagaagtgattttaggaaacaatttcaacctttttaatacttaaaaaaaatttatcattttagtgttaaaaaaattaaaaactttatttagAATTATTCTCAAATACACATTAAgtgtaatttaaaatatttttagaataaaaaaaatatgtgataaagTGGAAtatttgaaacttattttttatatttttaaatatttctttaaaataatttttatttatattttattttcaatcattttttatatttatataattattctttaaaataaaataataataataataataataataataataataataataataattttttatttcgaGCCCAAAAAACAGTTTCCAAGTACCGAATATTATAGTTTTAGATTTATCATACATTTACCAATCGTCCAAATTGCAATAATATTCGGATATTACACGATTGAGATCACCTAATTGGTCATACCAATCAAAACATTTTACACCCAAAAATATGTTAAGAGTGAGTTTGATTTGGGATGAATCACATGAGCAGTCCAAATTGCTAGTGTGGTGTTCCCGTAAAAGTCATTAAAATGCCCTCCGCTCGCAGTcttcctcatcatcatcatgaaaACAGCAACAGCAATAGAAGTTGAGTGAGATTTGggaggagagaagaaaaagaaagatgagcAGCGGCCAAACATCCCACTCCTTGGCATTTCGGGTGATGCGACTATGCAGACCCTCCTTCCACGTCGACAATCCCCTCCGCCTTGACCCCGCCGATCTCCTCGCCGGCGAAGACATCTTCGACGATCCGCTGGCCGCTTCCGACCTTCCCCGTCTCCTCCACAATCACACCCTCAAATCCAACGACTCTGATCTCACCTACCGCACCAGATTCCTCCTCAATGATCCCTCCGACGCCATGGGCCTCTCTGGCCTCCTCGTCCTCCCTCAGTCGTTCgggtctctctctctcacaaTCTGTCTTGTCTACGTGTATGCTATGTGTTATCTTTGTATTTGATTATGATGTGATTTGTTTTGCAGAGCGATTTATCTAGGAGAGACTTTTTGCAGCTATATTAGCATCAACAACagttctaattttgaagttagGGATGTTGTAATCAAGGTCAGTGAATACTTCGTTCAAATTTTGGTATTTTGTCCTCATGATTTGAATAGTTTGTTTTGGATGTAGGCTTTCAAGTTTATGTAGCAGAAGTTCGATTAATTGATGGTTTAAATGTAATTTAGAGAAATTTCAGTTGTAGGAAGTGAAGAGCCTTGAAATTCCCTCTTGATTGTGTATGTGGACCGACATATTTTCTATCCAATACTCAAGCAATAGTCATAAATTGATGACAGTTATACTCGTGAGCTCATGCCCAATGTAATTGATTACACTGGCTTGTAGATATGATGAGAAATATGGAATTAGAgttctttccatttttcttggGTCAAAGTTAAATTCCTGGAAACAATATACACTGTTTAGAAGTGGGTGATTGATGACAGGCAGAAATTCAAACGGAGAAGCAGAGAATACTGTTGTTGGATACATCAAAGTCGCCAGTTGAGTCAATACGAGCTGGGGGCCGTTATGATTTCATTGTGGAACATGACGTGAAGGAACTTGGGGCACACACGTAAGTTGTATGTTTCCAGTAATATCAACATAATTCTTTTTGAGGTCACCTTTTCTAATCTGACTATTTTATGAATGCTCTTCGCTTTCTTTAGTTTGGTCTGCAGTGCTTTGTACAATGATGGGGATGGAGAGCGTAAATATTTACCGCAGTTTTTCAAGTTTGTGGTTGCTAATCCACTTTCAGTTAAGACAAAGGTATTGTACCCATGTCGTACGTATCACtatttttttcaacaattttctttcttttttcttttttcaaatgaaatcatttttgattaaaaaaaaaaatgtgcatAACTTAAACCTGAAACATCAGTTGTGCCTGTTATGTTGTTTTAACATCTTCCATGCATGTCTTTGTTACCATTTGTTGTCTacaatttcaaattataatCTCTTTTATTTCTATGGTGCAGGTTCGCATTGTCAAGGTAGGTTGATAATTGATTTTGTTGAGTGTAAGTCCATGAATCCTGTCTTTCCGAATGGGTGCTATTTGATGTTCAAAATGAAGTCGTAGGGCTTGTTTGGTtcttgttttcaagaactgttttctgttcttgaaaacaaaaaacacaaaaaacttgtttggggaagggggtgtgtttttgttttttgtgttttttgtgttttcaaaaaccacttttttgagaacaataaaaagatgttttcattgttttttcactGTTCATAGAATagattgttttttgtgttttctctttcttcttttcgtATTTTCCTAGCTGCTTTTTGTGTTTCCACAAAGGTGAGTTCCACCCAACCACCACACCCCCATCCCCACCCACAaaccctttcttcttccttaaattattgaaattaatatacttacatggttacaaagtcatcatttatttatgaaaattataactggtgtaaaaatttcaaaattgaataattttttttttaatttaaatgaattatgcatatgaaaattatttatatatttataatatcaagttaatggaagaaaacactttattaattaaaaaaataacttccaaacatgtttttcgttttacttattctaaaaaacttttttattaactcaataaaacatgcttttttttttttttagaacaaaaactgttttccagaatTCAGTTcctaaacacatttttttttcttctgaaaacacaaaaaactgttctcaaaaactattttctagaacagttttcaaaaatagtaacCAAAGAGGCCCACAGATTTTGCTGCTTTTACATATCCACTGCTCTTATATACCATAGTAGGTCTATTTCACTGATTTATTCACTCCTCTCTTTTTATAAAAGGCAGCATAGTCAGTTATCTTAATGCATCCTTTCTATGATAGCAATCTCCTTCTACTTCTATCTCAGGACAATACATTTTTGGAGGCTTGCAtagaaaatcatacaaaatcaAACCTTTATATGGACCAAGTTGAATTTGAGCCATCTCAGCATTGGACTGCAACAGTACTAAAAGCTGGTGAAGGCCTTTCAGACAACGATTCTCCGACTAGGTGCTGTGATAGATGCCTTATCTGGGATGACGTATTTCCATTTGTAGAGTCTATTTTCATCACAAATGCTTTTCTTTGTGCATGTGTGAATGTTACTTGGTGTGCTTTTTTATTGAAACTGatcttatcttctttttttaatgattataatatattaactcTGACTGACAGGGAGATATTTAAGCAACCAATTCTCATCAGATCTGGAGGAGGAATTCAGAATTATCTGTATCAGTTGAAATTGTCCTCACAGGGCTCTGCACAAATGAAAGTTGATGGAAGTAATGTTCTTGGTAAACTTCAAATAACATGGCGTACAAACTTGGGTGAACCTGGCCGCTTACAGACACAGCAAATTCTTGGTAGTGTAAGTGACCACTGCCTTTAAGATGCTTCTTTTTTCATTATGTGTTGGCACATCTTCTGCAGGGCTTCACACACACTTGCATGTGAGTGAGTGCACAGGCATGCTTACACATTCCCctgtatataaataatttatgacCTAGATATTACATATAAAGATAAAGTTTTActaagctttgaaaaattcattctgCAGCCCATCACACGCAAAGAGATAGAGTTGCAGGTCATGGAGGTTCCATCAGTTACCATCTTGGAAAGACCCTTTTTggtaattatcattttttttattgttgtagTTCCTGAATTTCATGTCATCATGAACTGTATAATAAATTCTGCAGCCTGATTAACAATACCTTTGGTGGCCTCTTGGAACcatgtcatttttcttttggcaCATGAAATTTGAACTGTGATCTGTTGGTTGATTTGCTCACCCTTCTTTTGCAAATTTGGTTATTTTTTAGAAGTGGGCTATGCTATGGTGTCTATAGCATGACCTTGTTTTCAAGAATTGATAATAATTGATACTATGATATTTGTACATGGAAAgtgttttttccctttaaatttTGTTAGTGATTTTGTCTTTAATTGTGGATGGAATATTTGGTTTCTGTAGCCAAGATATTCTGTTGAGTTTTCATTTGGATTTGAATGTGTGACCACAGGCCAAAAAAATGGTGACAAATGGTTTTACTTTTCACTTGGGtgagttttctttcttcttctgaaAACAGTGGCAGAAGGGAAGTAGTATCAGTAGTATATCTTGTCTTAAATGCCAGCCCCTTTTGGAGGAGCTTATCTTACTAATATGATTAAACTTTTACTAGTATGTCTAGGCTCTGTTTACCTGTCAACAAACTTTTAAACCCTTTGACATACAGTAAATTCATTCAAGCACGTGAACACCATGACAATAAATCCTTTTGAACCTTTTTGAGATATATAATACTTatagttaaataaaattaaaaatatcaatatatttataGTTTATCCTTATCATGatttaatatgttaattttaaatataagagatgaaacattttaagtttttcagtttattttaattctaataaGATACAAAGGATATATTTATAATCTCATGTTGATAGAACGGTTTGACCATCGTTGATCCATTGGTTAGACTAGTGAATCGTGACCCAGAAACTTTTTCGATTCAATGACCGGTctgattatgaaaatattacTTCCAACAAGGCTAATATCTTTGTTTTAATGTTTAGACTCAATACAACATTTCTAGAGATGCTTTCACTTTTCTTCCATGATGATCCATGTGTGTTCCTTCAATTCTTAACCATCCTAAGTTACCCAAGGATTTCCCATTAAAATTCAACTTGACACTACACATTGGAGGATGCATTCATTTAAGGAGTATCTACTCAACCAATATAGCAATCTACATACTAGGTCTAGCCTAGTGGTATAATACTCCCTAGAAATATTACACTAGCTAATTCTTGAGAGAAGAGGATAAAAATTATCTTACATTACCTCTAAAAAACTCCATTTGCTTCAAAAAATCTTCACATCCCTCTCGTCATATAATCCAAATTAATGTAAGACTAGCAATACACCATAGTTTACTTCCCTCTAAGAAGACTTCCAAAACCCTGGTAAGCAATAGTTAAGCATCTCCACCACATTCCTTGGTGGAACATAGTCAATCTTAGCAAGTCCAAACAACCTAAATCATAATGTCAATGTCATTGAACGATGCACAAaaagtaagagaaaaaaaaaaaagatgatccATTGATTCTCAACTCCTCTTACACATGGTATATCATTTTGATGGAAAGATTTTGCAAGGTCTTTTCTTTTGTAGCATGTCTTTGGTATTAACCTTCATATTTGCCACTAGCCATGTAAAAACATCGACTTCAAGTGGGACtttagattttcaaatgaaGTTTGTTGGACGAAAGAAACTTAGATTGCTAGAGGTAAAGAATAAATTGACTAAGAACAAACCAAAGGATTCAAAGACCAAACCATAGTTAGTAATATGGATGATAAATACACATGGTCTAAAGTCAACATAAGGAGAGTAAATTCCTCAAGTTTGTGTTAAAAAAGGTTGCACAGgaaattgaaattccaagaCAAAGAAGAGGAGGATGAAATCAAAACTGAAGAAACACCAGAATCTCTTGACCTTACCACCATATAAGGTTTGTGGATCCAAAAAGGTTGGTCACTCCACCAAATATCTTCCTAGAACTGAAATTCCGTACCATCACCCacaaaataacatttaaaacgAGAGAAGGCAGGGAGTACTTGTgtaatggccttccaaggatagTGATGCTATTACCTAACAACAATATTGGCATCCCATCCATTAGTGTATAGTCCGTAGATACTCAAATGATGTTGTGTCATAAACCATTACCTTCCTTATGGAATCTCTATAGCCACTTACCTAAGGGGGCTCTATTCCTCAAGGCTATCTTCTCTATACCCAAATCCCCTTCATGCTTAATCTTACTGACCCAATCTGAACCCACAAGATGATCTCTCTTCCTTTCCGATACGCTTGACTACAAAAAGTCCCTTTGTGATCTCTTAATCCTATTAGCCACTTTAATTAGAGTCTTAAAAATAGATAGAAAATAAGAAGGGATATGGGATAAGTATGAATGGATTAGAGTTATTTTATCACCTAGGGTCAAGTAAGTCTTCTTCCATTCATCTAGCCATCAAGAAATTCTATCCATAACTGAATCCAAAAGGGAGGCAACTTTTGAGTTCCAACACCCCAATCCCCCTTCCCACCACCCTCACCCCCCTGGCCCTCCCTCCCAAGGAAGACCTAGTTAAGATAAAGACCAATCAGAAAACTTTCTGAAGTGGTAGCCAGATTAAGAAGTAAATCTTGACTCAACTTGATACCCAATAAGGTACTTTTGTCTAGATTTATCTTCAATCCTAAAATATGTGCAAACACTAACAAAATTATCTCAAGGCTTTGCAACACATTTGAATAGGCTCTTGAGAAGAATATAGTGTCATTAGCAAACTATAGATGACTCACCTTTGTTCTACTTCTACCAACTAGGAAGCCTTAAAAAATTATGACACTCTGTTCTTGACATCAATCTGCTCAAGACATTTGCTATAGTGGTGAAGAGAAATGGAGAAAGCACAACACCCTATCTTAAGCCCCTTGGTACCTTAACCCATTCTTTAGCACATCTGTTTATTAGCATTACAAAACTTACAGATGATAAACATCTATGAATTGAAGATCTCCATCTCCGTCTGAAGCCTTGTACTGAAGAACCATGCGCTTGCAAGGTGTATGTATTATATATCCACATTTAAGATTTTTGTAGAAGGAACCTAAAGATAAAGTGTTTATTGTatgtttgtttctttatttttaaatttctcccTTACAGTTATTGATCTGGACAGATTACTGTTTAATTTGATGAGAAACACAAACAGTTCCAGTCTTCCAGAGtaaggtttatttatttatttttgtaggCTCCAGAGTTTGTTGTGATTGATTTAGAAGAACTACAACAACTAGAAAAAATATTCAGTGTCTGTGCCTCAAATAGGCCACTAGATTGTGTTGTCTGTTTTACCTGACCTAACTTCCTAGGCATGTCGCTTCTTGCTTCTCACTCTTCACCTATGAATCTCAGCATCTATTTGGCCAGGTACATACATAACTTAGTGACTTGGAAATTGAGCCAGTTTTCCTTTTTGCAGGTACACTTGAATCTCACAAACCAGACAGACAGGACAATGGGCCCTTTTGAAGTTTGGTTATCACAAAGTGATTCCCGGGAGGAGCAGGTTGTTATGGTTAATGGCCTCCGAGCAATGGTAAGGcatttaattgtatttatacTGTATTTGCTAAGTCCATCCTGATCATCAAACATTATGTTTCCTAACAAGATTCTGTGTTGCATATGCTTCCATTCCTTCCCCAGTCTTAGCACTTACTGGTTATAGCTGCTCATGACAATACTGTTTTAAAGTAGAAACCCAAGGTTTCTATGCAGCTTGGTAACTGTGTTGGTTTTGGATGTGTCCTTGGTGAATGGAGTTGACATAACAGGACAATGTTTAGGAACTGAGAATGATATAAGCCAGCCTCTGTATTTTCATTATCTTTGTTGTCAAGCAAATAAGAATGTGGCTTTTGGTACTGATTTATGTATTTGACTCCAATGGACAGGCCTTACCTCAGGTGGAAGCTTTCTGCTCCACAGATTTTCGTCTGGTAAGCATTTCTATCATTCACCAGTTGGGACTTGGGCTAAGTTTCTAGTCTAAACTTAAATTTATCATGAAgttaattattgaaaatgtacaaaaaatttaaatacagAAAGCTGTGTATGCACCTACTAGGCTTTAAACTACATATTTTTTGGTCTTAACTTGGTAGCTGATGTAGCAACGCAAgctttgatttttttccccTACTGGATACTTAGATGCAACAATTTTGGTGGATTTTTTTCCCATGTAAAGTAGATATTGTGAATAGATTTCGTTGCGACTGCTTGTGTATATTCTTTGAATGAACCCTAAGTGCTGCCTTTTGCTTATCCAGAACTTGATTGCCACCAAACTTGGAGTTCAGAAAATCACAGGGATCACGGTATTTGACATTAGAGAGAAAAGAACTTATGAACCCTTGCCAGATTTGGAGGTCAGTTATCTATATATTCTGTCAGCACTGGCCAACTAGGCTGTTCAATGATTTGTCAGTATCTTAAACCATTGCTGGTTGGACTAGTTTGGTCCAAGTTATTAACCTAAAatgaactcattttttatactaACCCAACATTCATGAAATCCAGTGATGGTTTGGCTGACCCAGCTGGGTATTTTAATTTGgtggaaacaaaagaaaagaaacgaaGGAATTCTCATATTTTCAGTGATACATAAAATTTGACTCTGCTTTATGCttcaagtatttaaaaattcgGTATTAATTTGAGTATATTATTGAAGTTTAAATCCTTATCAAAAGTGTCTTATGTTCTAATTTAACTATAATATTTTAGAGCATTGGACACATGAGCCATCAATATAGGATTTATGGCTGGAGCAGGTTTTATGATATTGCCTTTTTATGTCTTGCCTCTGgagttcttttttttaattggaatcTTGCCTCTGGAATTCTGGAACACCAAGAATATTATGGTGTAATTTGGTTCTGACCTACTTTGGATATGTTGCAGATATTTGTGGATTCAGTCTGATTTATTGGCCAGTTGACTGTTCCAAGGACTATTTCATGTGGATCTTGAGTATTGTTTTGAGCGAGTGATTTGATGATGCGTCCCACATACCATTTGTTAGCTTTCATTAGATCTAGCTTATGAAACCAGGAAGCCCTAAAGCATGTCAAGCTTGATGATCAGATGCCTGCACTCCAGGTCACAGAGACTGGCTTCTTGTTCCTACAAGAATTATCCTCAATCTCCAACAAGCCAGATGGATGTactctttttttggtttttctttttctaatttaagtTTTTACTGCTCCTTGTTTCCTACATGTCAAATGCAAACCCCTATGTTCAATTAGGTTAACTGATTTTTTTCTACACTTACGATGTGAGGAAGCAAAGAACTTTCAAACAGAATTATAGAACACTGGTGTATAACTGAACTTCTTGTTGCTGAAGATATAAGATGAATGGAGCTAAGTAATATTTCACTCCCGGTCCATGCCTTGGTTGTGATGCAAGTCAATTCAAGTTGGGCTACTCACTCACAATATTCACTAAGGCAGATGTGTTGCTTGGTTGTAGTTGGGGTGTGATCCTAAACCTATACCAAAAATCCTTGGCGTCAGATTTGTCTGGTATTCTTTTCAATTTGCATCCAGAAGCAGATTACCCGCTGCTGAGTGGGATTAGATGAGATAGTAGCTAATCCTTTGATGATTAATGAGTTTTGGAGacaatttaatgatttacaATTAACAAACGTCAATTCTGGTGGTCTAGATAAATGACAGTCATTTAAACGGTTTATGATGGATGTTGGTTGCTCAAACGTCCCATTGCTTGCATGTCTCTCCATGGGCCCTGGGTAGCTGTTGCGGGTCAGTTTCTTTATCGTGAACATAATCTCAATTggacaaatatattttttgtttttttttttgaatgctttgatatttgatgaataaaaaaatgacgGTTCCATGTCTTGAAGAAGTGGGGGATTAGTTcatcattttttaatcaaataacccaattTTTATTAGGCACGCATGTTGTTGGTAGTTTACTTCCGCGATTTGTGCTGTAAACAGACAATTTGGAGTGTGCCATTGTTTATCTAGTGATAGGTTCAAAAACCAAATGTACGCTTTTAGAACATTTTCTTCCTGGAATCCAGCATCTCAACGTCAATTTTAGTAGCTAAAGAAGGAGAAGAATACACatcgagaaaaagtggaataacAGAAAGAAAATGAACACAAAACCAGTTGCAAGAAAAGAGGTATAAAGGTCATGTAGTTATGTTGGAATGTTCAAAAGAGTCAGACATGAGGGCCCCCCATACTGCCCAGTTGGCTTCGCTTCCCACACGGGGCATGCTGTGAATCCTGGAATAGTCATCGACTTTGAAGTTGGCACCACACATTACCCCTTCACTGTCAATCCTGGGCATTGCCTTCATCTTGTTCATCGGATGTTCAAAGCTCCTCAACCCTCCCTCACTGTGGAACATACACCCTGCATCATCCACCCAgccaattattatttttattttatcagtttctctcattttctaaaacaaatgtGGTGTCAAGAGGAAAGAAAccactaattaattaattagtacctGTTGGGAAGGGGGCAAATGATTTAGCACAGCTTGCTTTTATGACCTCCAAATTGTCAGAAATCACCAGCCACCCATCACCTCCAATACCCCAATACATCTTCACCCCCTCATCCGCACCCTGCTCAACAACATTCACAAAATAGTAAGCAAATGAACACACAACAAACTCAGCCTTAGCCGTTGTCCAATTTCACACAGTCTTATTGAAGAATTGGTAACTGAGGGAGAACAACTTACCAATGCAGCAAAAACAGTTCCAGCCTTGCTATCAAAGAGCACAAATCCAAAGCTGCCATCCATATCTTTAAGGACCTGATCAGCTGGATAGGGACCCCTGTCGCGGAGGGTTCGGTATGCTTCAATCACAAGCATTGCCTCATTAGTGCCCTTAGACAGTCCATATTGCCTGATGAGGCTGCATAGGTTGTTCAATGTCCCCAAGAAAATGCAGTATATGTCATCCAAACCACAGAAAAACCTGCAATCCCTAATATAATTAGTACAACaaccccctttttttttattgataggaAGTAGTATCTTATCCTAATTTTCGCCTACATACATTTTAGTTGAAGTAAAAAGCTTTGATTTGTGTATGGGTATACAGTATTTGTTTTCTATGGCATTTCATCATAGCAAAGATTAGAGATTTGACAAAATGGCTTCTCAGAATCTCCTAAGATTTCTGGATTCTAACATTCTGTGGAGAGTCTATTTATAAAATGGagctttctagagaaataaAAGCCCACTGCCATGGGCCAGATATGGATGGAAAAGTCCATTCAAATGATCTAGGCCCATTTAAGGCCATTGGAACTTAGTAGcctattaaatttttaattgattattgagagagagagaaacctGTGTTGGGTGGAGTAGGGTGGGCATGGAGGAATATAAGAAAGCAATGCTGCATCTCCAAGACTAATTAAGAAAGCATTAGTTGAATGGCATGACTGAAAATCCTTGAGAGTCTCTTCTGGAACCTTGGGCTTCACAGATACCTTCACTGAAGCTGGGCTGTTCAGCTCCTGCGGCGGTTCCACCAATCCCTTGTTAAATATCGCcaacattttcttcttctttctgcCTAGAAAAATCTCCTGCTCTTTCCTCTTAACCAAACGCACCAAGAAcgatagaaaaaggaaaatggataGTGACGAGGGTGGGTGTGGAGGAGAATATATATAGCATATGGTATGACAGCGAtgagaggaggaggaggtggcGTTGTTATCCAAACCCGCGGGCCGAGGACTGGAACATAAAATAGTGCGTGTTGCCTGAAAGCGGAATTATAACTCTATAATATTAGTATATTACTACCATGGATACGACTTACGAGGAATCGGTCTACAGAGCTTATCCAGAATGATCCTAGTCAGCATTACGTGTCTTGTTAATGGAGCAGGACGGTGATGATGATGGTTGGTGGGCGTGCGCTGTGATCGAGTCAGCAGCAGGGGATGCAATCATTGACATTTTGACGACTCAACTCCTACGTGGTGATTTGAAATTAATGCCTCTATTTCCCACGATTCTTTCTTATCCTACTCGCCTTCTTCACCTACAGTACCTATAACATTGACCTGTTTATTTTAGTCATAATAAATGGGAAATCATATCCTATGCAATCTCCGTACTAATTAAAAAAGTAATCCTCATTAtcaaaaaatgtttgaaatatttgacatatcaataaagaaaaaatatatcgAAGGGATAGATGCACTTTTTATGACCTTCACTGTCTCCCGCACGGATACAATGTCTATCTTGTAGCCAGAAAATGCCCTCCATCTTAACATTCATTTTTGAAGGGCAAGACTCTTCTTTTCACTGCTGTAAGTTACTgctcaattaaaatatatatatttaaatttcaagatGACATCTCTTTAGTAGAAAGGGATGGTAAATGAATTAACAAAATAGCAATTCACTTTTCAAGACAAGTTTTCTACCTTAGATCACCTGCCGCCTTAAAAGAGATGACAAAGAAGAATAGGAAGTAgcaatttttatcattttgaaaggCAAAGCCATCCTTTTAACTGCCCTTGTTAGGGTCTTTATCATTTCTTGGTACAATAGATAATTtctgaattaaaaataaataataaataaaaaatcatgatgGTATCTCTTTAGTAGAAAGGGGATGGTAAGAgaattaacaaaatagaaataaattccCTTTTTCGTGATTTCTACCTTGGATCACCTGCTGCCTTACAAAGATGAAAAGGAGGATGGTACAGAATGTGATGGAAGTAGCACTTCCAAATTGAGATCGTTcgcgcccccccccccccccccccccaacacACACCAAAATATAAGAACTTGGATTGACTTTTACAATCAAGAACATTCGAGTCACGTCGAGAAATCAACTCTTCCTATTGTTTACATCACTGTACACAATGGTAATACCCTATAAATCTCTCAAAGTACAATCACATTTCTACATTCACACGGTTAAATAAGGGCGTTATCAGAGTCCCAACTCAAATAATCCAAGAAGCTGAAATCCATCTGCATGACCTATGTTACTGCCTAAAAGCTGATGCCGAAAATGATAAGGGAAATCCTTCCATAATACACCTACCAATCAATCATCCAGCAGCACCTATAAAT of the Vitis vinifera cultivar Pinot Noir 40024 chromosome 10, ASM3070453v1 genome contains:
- the LOC100853236 gene encoding stem-specific protein TSJT1, with translation MLAIFNKGLVEPPQELNSPASVKVSVKPKVPEETLKDFQSCHSTNAFLISLGDAALLSYIPPCPPYSTQHRFFCGLDDIYCIFLGTLNNLCSLIRQYGLSKGTNEAMLVIEAYRTLRDRGPYPADQVLKDMDGSFGFVLFDSKAGTVFAALGADEGVKMYWGIGGDGWLVISDNLEVIKASCAKSFAPFPTGCMFHSEGGLRSFEHPMNKMKAMPRIDSEGVMCGANFKVDDYSRIHSMPRVGSEANWAVWGALMSDSFEHSNITT
- the LOC100256884 gene encoding uncharacterized protein LOC100256884 isoform X2; the encoded protein is MSSGQTSHSLAFRVMRLCRPSFHVDNPLRLDPADLLAGEDIFDDPLAASDLPRLLHNHTLKSNDSDLTYRTRFLLNDPSDAMGLSGLLVLPQSFGAIYLGETFCSYISINNSSNFEVRDVVIKAEIQTEKQRILLLDTSKSPVESIRAGGRYDFIVEHDVKELGAHTLVCSALYNDGDGERKYLPQFFKFVVANPLSVKTKDNTFLEACIENHTKSNLYMDQVEFEPSQHWTATVLKAGEGLSDNDSPTREIFKQPILIRSGGGIQNYLYQLKLSSQGSAQMKVDGSNVLGKLQITWRTNLGEPGRLQTQQILGSPITRKEIELQVMEVPSVTILERPFLVHLNLTNQTDRTMGPFEVWLSQSDSREEQVVMVNGLRAMALPQVEAFCSTDFRLNLIATKLGVQKITGITVFDIREKRTYEPLPDLEIFVDSV
- the LOC100256884 gene encoding uncharacterized protein LOC100256884 isoform X1, giving the protein MSSGQTSHSLAFRVMRLCRPSFHVDNPLRLDPADLLAGEDIFDDPLAASDLPRLLHNHTLKSNDSDLTYRTRFLLNDPSDAMGLSGLLVLPQSFGAIYLGETFCSYISINNSSNFEVRDVVIKAEIQTEKQRILLLDTSKSPVESIRAGGRYDFIVEHDVKELGAHTLVCSALYNDGDGERKYLPQFFKFVVANPLSVKTKVRIVKDNTFLEACIENHTKSNLYMDQVEFEPSQHWTATVLKAGEGLSDNDSPTREIFKQPILIRSGGGIQNYLYQLKLSSQGSAQMKVDGSNVLGKLQITWRTNLGEPGRLQTQQILGSPITRKEIELQVMEVPSVTILERPFLVHLNLTNQTDRTMGPFEVWLSQSDSREEQVVMVNGLRAMALPQVEAFCSTDFRLNLIATKLGVQKITGITVFDIREKRTYEPLPDLEIFVDSV